In Dyella terrae, one DNA window encodes the following:
- a CDS encoding LysR family transcriptional regulator, translated as MNNQLQDLFAFLAVVRAGGFRDGARASGTSASSLSEAVRRLESRLGVRLLHRTTRSVTPTEAGARLAERLLPALGEVEAALDIVNSFRDRPTGTLRLNVPASVARLTLPPIITPFLATYPEIKLEVIVEDSFVDVLAAGCDAGIRYDERLEQDMIAIPIGPRRQRFATAAAPAYLDAHGRPAHPRELLQHACLRGQFNSGSIPPWEFECDGEVIRVDPDGPLLVRLGAGVDLKVDAAVSGLGIVHLFEEWLQPHLDSGALEPILQPWWQTFSGPYLYYPGRRHLPAPLRAFVDFVRSLA; from the coding sequence ATGAACAACCAGCTGCAGGATCTTTTCGCCTTCCTCGCGGTAGTACGCGCGGGAGGATTTCGGGATGGTGCAAGGGCCAGTGGGACGTCGGCATCGAGCCTTAGTGAGGCCGTAAGGCGCCTCGAAAGCCGACTGGGCGTCCGCCTGCTCCATCGCACCACGCGCAGCGTGACGCCCACGGAAGCGGGCGCGCGCTTGGCGGAGCGCCTGCTGCCGGCCCTGGGTGAAGTCGAAGCGGCGCTGGATATCGTGAACAGCTTCCGTGACCGTCCAACCGGAACCCTGCGGCTAAATGTACCCGCCAGCGTGGCACGACTTACGCTTCCGCCCATCATCACGCCCTTCCTGGCGACTTATCCGGAGATCAAGCTGGAAGTCATCGTCGAGGACAGTTTCGTCGATGTACTGGCGGCAGGGTGCGATGCAGGGATTCGCTATGACGAGCGACTTGAGCAGGACATGATCGCCATTCCCATCGGTCCACGCAGGCAACGCTTCGCAACCGCGGCGGCGCCGGCGTATCTGGACGCGCATGGTCGCCCCGCACATCCCCGCGAACTGCTGCAGCACGCCTGCCTGCGAGGACAGTTCAACAGTGGGTCCATTCCACCCTGGGAATTCGAATGCGATGGCGAGGTGATCCGAGTGGATCCCGACGGACCCTTGCTCGTGCGCCTGGGTGCGGGCGTGGACCTGAAGGTCGATGCTGCCGTCAGTGGCCTCGGCATCGTCCATCTCTTCGAAGAATGGCTCCAACCCCATCTGGACAGTGGTGCACTCGAACCGATTCTGCAGCCGTGGTGGCAGACATTCTCCGGGCCGTATCTCTATTACCCCGGACGCCGGCATTTGCCCGCTCCGCTTCGCGCGTTCGTCGATTTTGTAAGGTCGCTGGCTTAG
- a CDS encoding aldo/keto reductase family oxidoreductase: protein MSKLMNSGTFRLGDAAVARMGYGAMQLAGPGVFGPPRDRAAAMAVLRAAVEAGVNHIDTSDFYGPHITNQIIREALHPYADDLVIVTKVGARRGDDASWLPAQSPDELRSAVHDNLRNLGLDALDVVNLRIMGNVFEPGEGSIEPQFTALAELQQQGLIRHLGLSNATSTQVAEASRIAPVVCVQNHYNLVHRRDDALVDDLAGKGIAFVPFFPLGGFSPLQSDSLDAVAAGLRVTPMQVALAWLLARSPNVLLIPGTSSVGHLRENLAAADLVLPPDVLNALERIAAH, encoded by the coding sequence ATGAGCAAGCTGATGAATTCCGGAACCTTTCGTCTTGGTGATGCCGCCGTGGCCCGCATGGGGTATGGCGCCATGCAACTGGCCGGGCCGGGAGTGTTCGGGCCTCCCAGGGACCGGGCCGCCGCCATGGCCGTGCTGCGCGCCGCCGTGGAGGCGGGCGTCAACCATATCGACACCAGTGATTTCTACGGGCCCCACATCACTAACCAGATCATCCGGGAAGCCCTCCATCCCTATGCGGATGACCTTGTCATCGTGACCAAGGTCGGCGCGCGGCGCGGCGACGACGCCTCGTGGTTGCCCGCACAGAGCCCCGACGAACTGCGCAGCGCCGTTCATGACAATTTGCGCAACCTTGGCCTCGACGCACTCGATGTCGTCAACCTGCGCATCATGGGCAATGTCTTCGAGCCCGGCGAAGGTTCGATTGAGCCCCAGTTCACCGCGCTGGCCGAGTTGCAGCAGCAGGGCCTGATCCGACACCTTGGCCTGAGCAACGCTACGTCGACGCAGGTGGCCGAGGCGAGCCGCATCGCGCCGGTGGTGTGCGTCCAGAACCATTACAACCTGGTGCATCGACGGGACGATGCCCTGGTCGACGACCTGGCGGGCAAAGGTATTGCCTTCGTGCCGTTCTTCCCGCTTGGCGGTTTCTCGCCGCTGCAATCGGATTCGCTCGACGCGGTCGCTGCGGGTCTGCGGGTGACGCCGATGCAGGTCGCGCTCGCATGGCTGCTGGCCAGGTCGCCCAACGTGTTGCTGATCCCTGGCACGTCGTCAGTGGGGCATTTGCGCGAGAACCTGGCGGCCGCGGACCTTGTGCTCCCACCCGATGTGTTGAATGCTCTGGAGCGCATCGCCGCGCACTGA
- the lspA gene encoding signal peptidase II — MSIKPNALSWLWLSMLVIALDQVTKIWALDALQPAGMPHEVIPGFLNWTLAFNTGAAFSFLADGQGWQRWFFVALAVVISGVLGVWLKRTARSDWRTALPLALIVGGAVGNLVDRLHQAKVTDFIQVYYRDWHYPVFNVADCGITVGAVLLIAFGMFTGKAAEGVR, encoded by the coding sequence ATGAGCATCAAACCCAACGCACTTTCCTGGCTGTGGCTGTCGATGCTGGTCATCGCGCTTGACCAGGTCACCAAAATCTGGGCGCTCGATGCACTCCAGCCGGCTGGCATGCCACATGAAGTCATCCCGGGCTTCCTGAACTGGACGCTGGCCTTCAATACCGGTGCCGCCTTTAGTTTTCTGGCTGACGGACAAGGCTGGCAGCGCTGGTTCTTCGTGGCGCTGGCCGTCGTCATCAGCGGCGTGCTCGGCGTCTGGCTCAAGCGCACGGCGCGCTCCGACTGGCGTACGGCCCTGCCGCTGGCCCTGATCGTTGGCGGTGCCGTGGGCAACCTCGTCGATCGGCTGCACCAGGCCAAGGTGACCGATTTCATTCAGGTCTATTACCGCGATTGGCACTATCCGGTCTTCAACGTGGCCGATTGCGGCATTACGGTGGGCGCCGTGCTGCTGATCGCCTTCGGCATGTTCACCGGCAAGGCCGCCGAGGGCGTGCGATAA
- a CDS encoding alpha/beta hydrolase: MRRGKQGLLWGMLLCGVMACGWAADRAPATAARSSTIAPPPPVAGVVLPDTESFSLAGPHGRTYPIWVALPARYAEHPNQRYPVLYVTDALYSFPLVRSLRNLVGQKGVNIEDFILVGLPPQEGLTSLQSRSRDYTPTVPNLSDPDNYGVPEYGDAATYRDFLADTVLPQIDTRYRTDSSRRAFAGHSYGGLFGAFVLLTRPAMFHTYILSSPSLWYDDHVIRKFEEAYARDHRVLAANVLLSVGSYETVKPGPRYFRHNDLLRDNNEFARRLRTRGYQGLKVSTSVVQGEDHFTVYPAVLTRALLATFPGTGPYVSG, encoded by the coding sequence ATGCGCCGTGGAAAGCAGGGACTGCTGTGGGGAATGTTGCTGTGTGGCGTGATGGCATGCGGCTGGGCGGCCGATCGCGCCCCCGCGACTGCGGCGCGCAGTTCCACCATCGCGCCGCCGCCGCCCGTGGCCGGCGTCGTGCTGCCGGACACCGAATCGTTTTCCCTCGCCGGTCCGCACGGTCGCACCTATCCGATCTGGGTCGCCTTGCCGGCCCGTTACGCCGAGCACCCCAACCAGCGCTACCCCGTGCTCTATGTCACGGATGCGCTGTACAGCTTTCCGCTCGTGCGCAGCCTGCGCAATCTGGTTGGGCAGAAAGGCGTCAACATCGAAGACTTCATCCTGGTGGGGCTTCCGCCTCAGGAGGGGCTGACCTCCTTGCAAAGTCGTTCGCGCGATTACACGCCGACCGTGCCCAATCTGAGCGATCCGGACAACTACGGTGTTCCCGAATACGGCGACGCCGCGACATACCGTGATTTTCTGGCCGATACGGTGCTGCCGCAGATCGATACGCGCTACCGTACCGATTCTTCCCGCCGTGCCTTCGCTGGCCATTCGTATGGCGGGCTCTTCGGTGCCTTCGTGCTGCTGACGCGTCCCGCGATGTTCCACACGTACATCCTGTCCAGCCCGTCGCTGTGGTACGACGATCACGTCATTCGCAAGTTCGAGGAAGCGTATGCGCGTGACCATCGCGTACTCGCCGCCAACGTGCTGCTTTCGGTGGGCAGCTACGAAACGGTGAAGCCGGGCCCGCGCTATTTCCGGCACAACGATCTGCTGCGCGACAACAACGAGTTCGCCAGGCGACTGCGAACCCGGGGCTACCAGGGCCTGAAGGTGAGTACTTCCGTCGTCCAGGGCGAGGACCACTTCACTGTCTATCCCGCCGTGCTCACGCGTGCCTTGCTGGCCACGTTTCCGGGGACC
- a CDS encoding response regulator transcription factor encodes MFTAIIVDDHPMINGAVRGLLEKVGEFRVLAECTSGTSGLAAAREMRPDLLIIDLDIPLLGGVEVVHRLRQSGESMAILMISAGDEVVNGVRAFRAGADGFVHKSAAMTDISMASQLVVRGKIYFDKEIMAAAANVITVGQGGPLSSLGKREFEVFRCLAQGMSNIDIARHMMISNKTVSAHKKNVMDKLGLANIRDLIDLARSSRILR; translated from the coding sequence ATGTTCACTGCAATCATTGTCGACGACCATCCGATGATTAACGGGGCCGTTCGCGGCTTGTTGGAGAAAGTGGGGGAGTTTCGCGTGCTTGCCGAATGCACCAGTGGCACGTCCGGTCTGGCTGCCGCGAGGGAGATGCGGCCTGACTTGCTGATCATCGATCTGGACATACCGCTGCTTGGCGGCGTCGAAGTCGTCCATCGACTTCGACAGTCGGGCGAGAGCATGGCCATCCTGATGATTTCCGCGGGCGATGAAGTCGTCAACGGCGTGCGTGCGTTCCGCGCGGGAGCCGATGGATTCGTGCACAAGAGTGCTGCGATGACGGACATCAGTATGGCGTCGCAACTGGTGGTGCGTGGGAAGATCTATTTCGATAAGGAAATCATGGCGGCTGCCGCGAATGTCATCACGGTAGGCCAGGGTGGTCCACTGAGTTCGCTGGGAAAGCGGGAGTTCGAAGTATTCCGGTGTCTCGCGCAGGGCATGTCGAATATCGATATCGCCCGCCACATGATGATCAGCAACAAGACCGTCAGTGCACACAAGAAAAACGTGATGGACAAGCTGGGGCTTGCCAACATTCGTGACCTGATCGATCTGGCCCGAAGCAGCCGCATTCTTCGCTAG
- a CDS encoding response regulator — protein sequence MIDGEERWLRAHVSEVAHDDASGRDWIGCWLDISDERREAEKCRIAQSMAERSAEARIRFLALMSHEIRTPMNGVLGTLELLEHSRLDARQRSLVRVAGESSRTLLRIIDDILDFSKMEAGRMTVDRMPFDPREHLDEVLAPLLPQARSKGLAVQVVVGRSVAGMLVGDSVRWRQIIFNLVSNAIKFTREGSVRIEMHAEPARDASQCVALRVVDTGIGIALERHAELFFPREPSAAKRSCGGTGLGLAIVQRLCKLLDLQLTFESEPGNGTSFVVSGVVPVAEQRVTFGAVRGRRILVQHPSPAANEGLVEHLFAMGAEVILSPDASLMSDAHMRIDVESPQDETTRTHLLLSARTAATDAHAIRIDGDPSSWRALCDALGRIAGLIEASEHLAGRSPTAQRSISDGLATRRILVVDDHPLVRDVLGQQLERLGWTFDLAEHGRMALQRLEAREYAMLLTDCHMPDMDGYELATRVRAMPSGGRIPIIALTANVMPDQVRRCLKAGMDDVISKPLRLKVLGDKIDAWMKSGRGGLIESGDRAGADQKHDTFLRVH from the coding sequence TTGATCGATGGCGAGGAGCGGTGGTTGCGGGCCCACGTCAGCGAAGTCGCGCACGACGATGCTTCGGGAAGGGACTGGATCGGCTGCTGGCTGGACATAAGCGATGAGCGTCGCGAGGCCGAAAAGTGCCGCATCGCGCAATCCATGGCGGAGCGATCTGCCGAAGCGCGCATCCGCTTTCTCGCCCTCATGAGCCACGAAATACGCACACCCATGAACGGGGTGTTGGGAACGCTGGAACTGCTGGAGCATTCACGACTTGATGCGCGCCAGCGCAGCCTCGTTCGGGTCGCCGGCGAATCGTCCCGCACCTTGCTTCGGATCATCGACGACATTCTTGATTTCTCGAAGATGGAGGCGGGCCGCATGACCGTGGATCGAATGCCCTTCGATCCCAGGGAGCACCTCGATGAGGTTCTGGCGCCTCTCCTTCCCCAGGCGCGCAGCAAGGGGCTGGCGGTGCAGGTGGTTGTCGGTCGAAGCGTGGCAGGCATGCTGGTCGGCGACAGCGTCCGTTGGCGACAGATCATCTTCAACCTGGTGAGCAACGCGATCAAGTTCACCCGCGAAGGCAGTGTTCGGATAGAAATGCATGCCGAGCCCGCCAGGGATGCCAGTCAGTGCGTCGCGCTCCGTGTCGTCGACACCGGAATCGGCATCGCTTTGGAACGGCATGCGGAGCTTTTCTTTCCCCGGGAGCCATCGGCCGCCAAGCGGTCATGCGGCGGCACCGGCCTGGGCCTCGCCATTGTTCAGCGGCTCTGCAAATTGCTGGACCTGCAGCTGACGTTTGAGAGCGAGCCGGGCAATGGCACGAGCTTCGTCGTGTCCGGCGTCGTGCCGGTCGCAGAACAGCGCGTAACGTTTGGCGCAGTGCGCGGCCGTCGTATCCTCGTGCAGCATCCATCGCCTGCTGCCAACGAAGGCCTCGTGGAGCATCTGTTCGCGATGGGGGCAGAGGTCATTCTTTCCCCCGATGCATCGCTGATGTCAGATGCTCACATGCGAATCGACGTTGAGTCGCCGCAGGACGAGACAACGCGTACGCATTTGCTCCTGAGCGCGCGAACGGCAGCCACCGACGCCCATGCGATCCGCATCGATGGCGATCCTTCATCCTGGCGTGCGCTTTGTGACGCACTCGGTCGAATAGCCGGGTTGATCGAGGCATCTGAACACCTGGCGGGTCGGTCGCCTACGGCTCAACGAAGCATCTCGGATGGCCTTGCCACTCGACGCATTCTGGTTGTCGACGATCACCCGCTGGTGCGCGACGTGCTCGGCCAGCAACTTGAGCGCCTGGGCTGGACTTTTGATCTGGCCGAGCATGGGCGTATGGCATTGCAGCGGCTTGAGGCGAGGGAGTACGCCATGCTCCTCACCGATTGCCACATGCCCGATATGGATGGCTACGAGCTGGCGACTCGAGTGCGCGCCATGCCATCGGGTGGCCGGATACCCATCATCGCCCTGACGGCAAACGTCATGCCGGACCAGGTCAGGCGATGCCTGAAGGCGGGCATGGATGACGTCATATCCAAACCACTCCGCCTCAAGGTGCTGGGTGACAAGATCGACGCATGGATGAAGTCGGGCAGGGGCGGCCTGATCGAATCCGGCGATAGGGCAGGTGCAGATCAAAAGCACGACACATTCCTACGTGTGCATTGA
- a CDS encoding response regulator transcription factor — protein MTVPADQSIRIILADDHPIIRKGVLAVLEGSEIQVVGEASCPVELLSLLDRIECDAVVTDYVMPSDSSPDGIRLIERLRSMRPQLPVIVLTMLRNVGLLQALLATGVRAIVDKSTAMSEVHTAIRLATAGHIFVSSTFEGRLARFGAHSVSRLTDREGEVIRLLVAGMSVTEIARKLDRSVKTVSKQKTDAMKKLGLRSDMEIYAYAVEAGY, from the coding sequence ATGACCGTACCTGCCGATCAAAGCATCCGAATCATTCTTGCGGACGATCACCCCATCATTCGCAAGGGCGTGCTCGCCGTGCTCGAAGGAAGCGAGATTCAAGTAGTGGGAGAGGCATCGTGTCCTGTTGAGTTGCTGTCGTTGCTCGACAGGATCGAATGCGATGCGGTGGTCACCGACTACGTGATGCCCAGTGACAGTTCGCCCGATGGCATTCGTTTGATCGAGCGCTTGCGCTCGATGCGACCGCAGCTTCCGGTGATTGTTCTTACCATGTTGCGAAATGTCGGCCTCCTGCAGGCCTTGCTCGCGACTGGCGTGCGTGCCATTGTCGATAAAAGCACGGCGATGTCCGAAGTGCACACGGCCATTCGATTGGCAACAGCCGGACACATTTTTGTCAGTTCAACTTTCGAGGGGAGACTCGCGCGGTTCGGTGCCCATTCGGTCAGTCGCCTGACCGATCGGGAAGGCGAAGTCATTCGCTTGCTCGTGGCCGGCATGAGTGTCACTGAGATCGCACGCAAGCTTGATCGAAGCGTCAAGACCGTCAGCAAGCAGAAGACCGACGCGATGAAGAAGCTCGGGCTGCGCTCCGACATGGAGATTTACGCCTACGCGGTGGAGGCTGGTTACTGA
- the ispH gene encoding 4-hydroxy-3-methylbut-2-enyl diphosphate reductase — protein sequence MDILLANPRGFCAGVDRAIAIVERALEAYGAPIYVRHEVVHNRYVVDKLRAGGAVFVEELDEVPDGSTVIFSAHGVSKAVREEADRRGLNVFDATCPLVTKVHMEVARLGRTGRSVVLIGHAGHPEVEGTMGQWNPANEGEILLVESVECVTAMQPRFPHALSYVTQTTLSVDDTKAIIAALREKYPDVEGPRKDDICYATQNRQDAVRRLAEAVDLVLVVGSVNSSNSNRLRELAEKQGVRSFLIDGAEHIERSWLDGVSRIGLTAGASAPEKLVRDVIARLQSWGAGEVRELDGEAETIIFALPKELRIAGNSGSARL from the coding sequence TTGGACATTCTGCTCGCCAATCCCCGTGGGTTCTGTGCTGGCGTCGACCGCGCCATTGCCATCGTCGAGCGTGCGCTGGAGGCCTATGGCGCCCCGATCTATGTCCGCCACGAGGTGGTCCACAATCGCTATGTCGTGGACAAGCTCCGCGCGGGTGGGGCGGTGTTCGTGGAGGAGCTGGACGAAGTGCCGGATGGATCCACGGTCATCTTCAGTGCCCATGGCGTGTCCAAGGCCGTGCGCGAAGAGGCCGACCGGCGAGGACTGAACGTATTTGATGCCACCTGTCCGCTGGTGACCAAGGTGCACATGGAAGTGGCGCGCCTCGGGCGCACCGGGCGTAGCGTGGTGCTGATCGGCCACGCGGGGCATCCTGAGGTCGAAGGGACCATGGGACAGTGGAATCCGGCCAATGAGGGTGAAATCCTGCTGGTCGAGTCCGTGGAATGCGTGACTGCCATGCAGCCCCGATTCCCCCACGCGCTGTCGTATGTGACGCAGACGACGCTTTCGGTCGACGACACCAAGGCCATCATCGCGGCATTGCGTGAGAAGTATCCCGACGTCGAGGGGCCCCGCAAAGACGACATTTGCTATGCGACGCAGAATCGACAGGACGCCGTGCGCCGCCTGGCCGAGGCAGTGGATCTCGTGCTGGTGGTTGGTTCCGTCAACAGTTCCAACTCCAACCGGCTGCGCGAGTTGGCGGAAAAGCAGGGCGTTCGCTCATTTCTGATCGACGGCGCAGAGCACATCGAGCGCTCGTGGCTCGACGGCGTGAGCCGCATCGGCCTGACGGCAGGCGCTTCGGCGCCCGAAAAACTCGTCCGCGATGTGATTGCTCGCCTTCAGTCGTGGGGTGCGGGTGAGGTGCGTGAGCTGGACGGTGAGGCGGAAACCATTATTTTTGCCTTGCCCAAAGAGCTGCGTATCGCCGGCAACAGCGGTTCCGCGCGCCTCTGA